The following are encoded together in the Budorcas taxicolor isolate Tak-1 chromosome 4, Takin1.1, whole genome shotgun sequence genome:
- the LOC128046540 gene encoding olfactory receptor 2A2-like yields the protein MEGNQSWIAEFILVGFQLSEDMELVLFGIFSLLYTFNLLANGMILGLICLDPRLHTPMYYFLSHLAIIDISYASSNLPNLLANLMIFNLTFASIECLILVVMSYDRFVAICHPLQYMVIMNWRVCTFLAIACWACGFSLAIVQVTLFLRLPFCGPQKVNHFFCEIQSVLKVTCGDIWINEMFLFAEGVFILVGPLSLMLVSYVHILWAILKIQSKEGRKKAFSTCSSHLCVVGFYFGIAMMVYLAPDSSHREEQKKILFLFYTLFNPLLNSLVYSIRNAQVKAAFHRILQKKRTV from the exons ATGGAGGGCAATCAATCATGGATTGCAGAATTCATCCTGGTAGGATTCCAGCTCAGTGAAGACATGGAATTGGTCCTGTTTGGTATCTTCTCCCTGTTATATACCTTCAACCTGCTGGCAAATGGCATGATCTTGGGTCTCATCTGCCTCGACCCTAGActgcacacccccatgtactacTTCCTGTCTCATCTGGCCATCATTGACATATCCTATGCTTCTAGCAATTTGCCCAATTTGCTGGCAAATCTA ATGATTTTTAATTTGACTTTTGCTTCAATAGAGTGTTTGATTTTGGTGGTGATGTCCTATGACAGGTTTGTGGCGATCTGTCATCCCCTGCAGTACATGGTCATCATGAACTGGAGGGTGTGCACGTTCCTGGCCATTGCTTGCTGGGCCTGTGGATTTTCCCTGGCCATAGTACAAGTAACTCTGTTTCTAAGGTTGCCCTTCTGTGGGCCCCAGAAGGTAAACCACTTCTTCTGTGAGATTCAGTCTGTTCTCAAAGTGACCTGTGGTGACATCTGGATCAATGAAATGTTTCTCTTTGCTGAAGGTGTGTTTATTTTAGTTGGGCCCCTTTCCTTGATGCTGGTCTCCTACGTGCACATCCTCTGGGCAATCCTGAAGATCCAGTCAAAGGAGGGCCGCAAGAAAGCCTTCTCtacctgctcctcccacctctgTGTGGTTGGATTCTACTTTGGCATAGCCATGATGGTGTACTTGGCCCCTGACAGTAGCCACCGAGAGGAACAGAAGAAAATCCTTTTCCTGTTTTACACTCTATTCAACCCACTGCTGAACTCTCTTGTCTACAGTATACGGAATGCTCAAGTGAAGGCTGCCTTCCACAGAATATTGCAGAAAAAGAGGACAGTGTGA